One Dysosmobacter welbionis DNA segment encodes these proteins:
- a CDS encoding tyrosine-type recombinase/integrase: MRKNKLPDFMLLLEQFFTEYMPLSSGLSPNTVRSYKHSFRLLFQYVYQVKKKDAGEIVFQDLDFETIDSFLKWIETERGCSVSTRNLRLSALTSFAAYAQNRNFEAATVFANAVRRIPVKKASSQPRIIFSLDEVSALLRLPDTEKRLGFRDQVLLNLMYASGARAQEICDLKVRDFLVEKNLYKLTITGKGNKTRRIVIAKPSGILLKRYLEETGRTGRLDAYIFSSQTHPQMTISCIEEIYKKYVALAKAEYPKMFLEKCYTPHTMRHTTATHMLEAGVPIIAIKNFLGHSSISTTERYAELSQSTVNRYIRDWNEKWFSHQKETPANQKENQLPDFLK; encoded by the coding sequence ATGAGGAAAAATAAACTTCCCGACTTCATGCTTCTGCTGGAACAGTTTTTTACGGAATATATGCCGCTCTCATCAGGTCTTTCTCCTAACACCGTCCGATCGTATAAGCATTCTTTTCGGCTTCTGTTCCAGTATGTTTATCAAGTGAAAAAGAAAGATGCCGGAGAAATCGTGTTTCAGGATCTCGATTTTGAAACAATCGACAGTTTCCTGAAATGGATCGAAACAGAACGGGGCTGCTCGGTATCCACAAGGAACCTCCGGCTTTCGGCACTCACATCCTTTGCCGCTTACGCACAGAACAGAAATTTTGAAGCGGCGACTGTGTTTGCGAATGCTGTAAGGAGGATTCCTGTAAAAAAGGCATCCAGCCAGCCAAGGATTATTTTTTCGCTTGATGAAGTGTCAGCCCTGCTCCGGCTTCCTGACACTGAAAAACGCTTGGGCTTCCGTGACCAGGTTCTTTTAAACCTGATGTATGCAAGCGGAGCCAGGGCACAGGAAATCTGTGATCTTAAAGTCAGAGATTTCCTTGTTGAAAAAAATCTGTACAAGCTGACAATCACAGGAAAAGGGAATAAGACCCGCAGGATTGTAATCGCTAAACCTAGCGGAATCCTCCTGAAACGGTATCTGGAAGAAACAGGCAGAACTGGACGGTTAGATGCCTATATCTTTTCCAGCCAGACACATCCGCAGATGACTATCTCCTGCATTGAGGAAATTTATAAAAAATATGTTGCCCTTGCCAAGGCGGAGTATCCGAAGATGTTTCTTGAAAAGTGTTATACCCCGCATACCATGAGACATACAACCGCCACACATATGTTAGAAGCCGGAGTCCCGATCATAGCAATCAAAAACTTTCTCGGACATTCCTCGATTTCTACGACTGAACGGTACGCAGAGCTTTCCCAGAGTACCGTGAACAGGTATATCCGAGATTGGAACGAGAAATGGTTTTCACATCAAAAGGAAACCCCTGCTAATCAGAAGGAAAATCAGTTGCCTGATTTTCTGAAATAG
- a CDS encoding tyrosine-type recombinase/integrase — protein sequence MCQQTNENDIASCRYQELNPEMDAFLSEYLEDGRRKGLQESTIHLHDKIGHYFLSALTRIGCVKPQEMNPQNIGTVCLSVSSKWYLSHIRTFLRYAYQSGHTDRDYSGIVPLFKRPQPYPSVYTTDEILKIESSIDQTSPHGKRDYAALLLATRLGIRSGDISSMTFKELDFDRDLILLTQHKTSVTIELPMVPDVKTALERYLQEERADNESPYVFLRIIPPYSHISVQAITKIVRTAIETAGIDPGKRKQGAHAFRASLASSMVNDNIPYEVVRKTLGHTDQNAIRSYASLDIEQLRGYALPVPEAAGTFAGFLEGRWSLS from the coding sequence ATGTGTCAACAGACAAACGAAAACGACATTGCATCATGCAGGTATCAGGAACTGAATCCCGAGATGGATGCTTTTTTGTCGGAATATCTTGAAGACGGACGACGTAAGGGGCTACAGGAAAGTACAATTCATCTTCATGATAAGATTGGACATTACTTTTTATCCGCCCTAACCAGAATCGGTTGTGTGAAACCGCAGGAAATGAATCCCCAAAATATAGGAACCGTATGCTTATCAGTCAGCAGCAAGTGGTATCTTTCCCACATCCGGACATTTCTCCGGTATGCTTATCAGTCCGGTCATACCGACAGGGATTACAGTGGTATTGTCCCTCTTTTTAAAAGACCGCAGCCATACCCTTCTGTATACACAACAGATGAAATTCTAAAAATCGAAAGCAGCATAGACCAGACTTCCCCACACGGAAAGCGTGATTATGCAGCCCTGCTCCTTGCGACGCGGCTCGGAATCAGAAGCGGGGACATTTCATCCATGACATTCAAAGAGCTGGATTTTGACAGGGACCTGATCCTGCTTACCCAGCATAAAACCAGTGTCACTATTGAACTTCCCATGGTTCCCGATGTAAAAACTGCTTTGGAGAGATATTTACAGGAAGAGCGTGCCGACAATGAAAGTCCATATGTGTTTCTCCGAATTATTCCGCCTTACAGCCATATCTCAGTACAGGCAATCACTAAGATTGTAAGGACTGCCATTGAAACAGCAGGAATCGATCCAGGTAAACGCAAGCAGGGAGCACATGCCTTCCGGGCATCCCTTGCAAGTTCCATGGTCAATGACAACATCCCTTATGAAGTCGTAAGAAAAACTCTTGGACATACAGACCAAAATGCCATCCGTTCTTATGCCAGTCTGGACATTGAGCAGCTTCGGGGCTACGCACTCCCTGTACCGGAAGCAGCAGGTACATTTGCCGGTTTTCTGGAAGGAAGGTGGTCTTTGTCATGA
- the mobQ gene encoding MobQ family relaxase codes for MALFHLSVTQTKRSAGQSAIASAAYRAGERLYSEYYGEYSDYTRKGGVICSDILLPSHAPPEFADRQTLWNAVEKAERGKNAQLAYSFDIALQNEFSLEENIALARQFLLENFVSRGMVVDFAVHQPDREDGGIPNPHFHVLCPIRPIEQNGKWGLKQRRVYELDEDGNRIRDADGKFVFNAVPTTDWGSPETLEYWRQTWAELCNAKFAEKGIDVRIDHRSYERQGVELLPTVHEGATVRAMEKKGIRTEKGEFNRWIKATNAVIRDIKKKIALLFDWIAEAKAELAKPQAPDLVSLLSAYYTQRRAGAYSQKGKVSNLKEMNETFNYLRANGIYSLEDLESRVSEHSAATESLKKTLDEQTARMKAIKQLYDSSAAFQSLKPVYDGLQKIKFEKPRAKYKAEHEAELKQFYAARRKLTGEFPDGKVDMKKLTEEYDELEQAHNTTYGEFKTVRDDLHRLWKVKSCVDTAARFNERTEEQMHQNRPQTRHKKEDISR; via the coding sequence ATGGCACTATTTCATCTGAGTGTCACGCAGACTAAGCGAAGCGCAGGACAGTCCGCTATCGCTTCTGCTGCCTACCGAGCCGGGGAGCGATTGTATAGCGAGTATTACGGCGAATACAGCGACTACACCCGCAAGGGCGGCGTGATCTGCTCTGACATTCTCTTGCCGTCCCATGCTCCCCCGGAATTTGCAGACCGTCAGACCTTGTGGAACGCCGTGGAAAAAGCCGAGCGTGGTAAGAACGCCCAGCTTGCATACAGCTTTGACATTGCCTTGCAGAATGAATTTTCCCTTGAGGAAAACATCGCTCTTGCAAGGCAATTTTTATTGGAGAACTTTGTGAGCCGTGGCATGGTGGTTGACTTCGCCGTACACCAGCCAGACCGGGAGGACGGCGGCATACCAAACCCACATTTTCATGTGCTTTGCCCTATCCGCCCCATCGAGCAGAACGGCAAATGGGGACTAAAGCAACGCCGGGTGTATGAGCTGGACGAGGACGGCAACCGTATCCGAGACGCAGACGGAAAGTTTGTGTTCAACGCCGTTCCCACTACCGACTGGGGCAGTCCCGAAACGCTGGAATACTGGCGGCAGACATGGGCGGAGCTATGCAATGCCAAGTTTGCGGAAAAAGGTATTGATGTTCGTATCGACCACCGGAGCTATGAGCGTCAGGGCGTGGAGCTTCTTCCCACCGTCCACGAGGGCGCAACCGTCCGGGCAATGGAGAAGAAAGGCATACGCACCGAGAAAGGCGAGTTCAACCGCTGGATCAAAGCCACCAATGCCGTTATCCGTGACATCAAGAAGAAAATCGCTCTCCTGTTCGATTGGATTGCCGAAGCAAAAGCGGAGCTTGCCAAGCCGCAGGCACCCGACCTTGTTTCGCTGCTGAGCGCCTATTACACCCAGCGCAGAGCCGGGGCATATTCGCAGAAAGGCAAGGTCAGCAATCTAAAGGAGATGAACGAGACTTTCAATTATCTCCGGGCAAACGGCATTTACTCCCTTGAAGATTTGGAAAGCCGTGTCAGCGAACACAGTGCTGCCACAGAGAGCTTGAAGAAAACGCTGGACGAACAGACCGCCCGAATGAAAGCAATTAAGCAGCTCTATGACAGCTCCGCTGCTTTCCAGAGCTTGAAGCCTGTCTATGACGGCTTGCAGAAAATCAAGTTTGAGAAGCCCAGAGCCAAGTACAAGGCAGAGCATGAAGCGGAACTGAAACAGTTCTACGCCGCCAGACGCAAGCTGACCGGAGAGTTCCCGGACGGCAAGGTGGATATGAAAAAGCTGACCGAAGAGTATGACGAGCTGGAACAGGCGCACAACACCACCTATGGCGAGTTTAAGACCGTCAGAGACGATTTACACCGTCTTTGGAAGGTCAAGTCATGTGTAGATACTGCCGCCCGATTTAACGAGCGTACAGAGGAACAAATGCACCAAAATCGACCCCAAACACGACACAAAAAGGAGGATATATCCCGATGA
- a CDS encoding tyrosine-type recombinase/integrase, producing MNEFKSIFKNELAEYLAISQGTISDGTLQNTRRILLSFDSLLAEENTGEISERTVNRWIGRLLQTNAPKTVSDKVSYLRKFLRYLQYEGYSVFMPDCPKTSDSYVPYIFSDEEIQMLLASADSWGSRHTDPQTRQMDMEFCMLLRMLLGCGFRLGEPLAARVKDINFSRGTILIRHAKNNKQRVVPMDVTLTRMLEKYCIAMAIKTEPESHLFPSVRKKGAAVTKGTFGLRFRKLLQQTNLCVPGKAHSRGQCLHCFRHYFAIHSFVQAEKKGRPVNDSVPFLSVYLGHHDMNETEKYLKFSSDMFPEYTELFEDYAVSVFMEVGDEEK from the coding sequence ATGAATGAATTTAAAAGCATTTTCAAAAACGAGCTGGCGGAATACCTTGCAATCAGCCAGGGCACAATCAGTGACGGTACTTTACAGAATACACGCAGAATCCTGCTTTCGTTCGACTCACTGCTGGCAGAAGAAAATACCGGCGAAATCTCAGAAAGGACAGTGAATCGTTGGATTGGCAGACTTCTCCAGACTAACGCACCTAAAACAGTCAGCGACAAGGTGAGCTATCTCCGGAAATTTTTAAGGTATCTCCAGTATGAAGGCTACAGTGTTTTTATGCCTGACTGCCCTAAAACATCAGACAGCTATGTCCCATATATTTTTTCGGATGAGGAAATACAAATGCTTCTGGCCAGTGCCGATAGCTGGGGCAGTAGGCACACAGACCCGCAAACGCGACAGATGGACATGGAGTTCTGTATGTTACTGCGGATGCTTTTGGGCTGCGGATTCCGGTTGGGGGAACCACTTGCTGCCAGGGTGAAGGATATAAACTTTTCCCGCGGAACTATCCTGATCCGCCATGCCAAGAATAACAAGCAGCGTGTCGTTCCGATGGATGTAACATTAACCAGAATGCTGGAAAAGTACTGCATTGCGATGGCAATCAAAACAGAGCCGGAAAGCCACCTGTTTCCATCGGTCAGGAAAAAAGGGGCAGCTGTTACAAAAGGAACTTTCGGATTACGGTTCAGGAAGCTGTTACAGCAAACCAACCTGTGTGTACCTGGAAAGGCTCATTCCAGAGGTCAATGTCTTCATTGTTTCCGTCATTACTTTGCCATCCATTCTTTTGTACAGGCAGAGAAAAAAGGACGTCCGGTAAATGATTCTGTACCGTTCCTGTCCGTTTATCTTGGACACCATGACATGAACGAGACTGAGAAGTACCTGAAATTCAGCAGCGACATGTTCCCCGAATACACGGAATTGTTTGAAGACTATGCTGTCAGCGTATTCATGGAGGTGGGCGATGAGGAAAAATAA
- a CDS encoding ATP-binding cassette domain-containing protein — MIIIRGLNKAFGEKIIFSNFNLEIPDGSFVVISGDSGSGKSTLLNMIGGIEKPDSGSIIIEGLNITRLKNKNSFFADTVGFLFQNFALLENKTVKENLSLIKKSSRTKVSLKEALNRVGLSKEVNKKVYQLSGGEQQRVALARLMMKKCSVVLADEPTGSLDKKNRDIVMRLLHELNEEGKTVIIVTHDQGIIEDEPYVVKI; from the coding sequence ATGATTATAATTCGTGGCTTAAATAAAGCATTTGGAGAGAAAATAATTTTCTCCAACTTTAATTTGGAAATTCCGGATGGAAGTTTTGTAGTAATCAGCGGGGATAGCGGCAGTGGAAAAAGCACTTTGCTCAATATGATTGGTGGTATCGAAAAGCCGGATAGCGGCAGTATCATAATCGAAGGGCTGAATATTACCCGGCTTAAAAATAAAAACAGTTTTTTTGCGGATACAGTGGGGTTTCTTTTTCAGAATTTTGCACTGCTTGAAAATAAGACAGTTAAAGAAAATTTAAGTTTGATTAAAAAATCAAGCCGAACTAAAGTATCACTTAAAGAAGCTCTTAATCGTGTGGGGTTATCAAAGGAAGTTAACAAAAAAGTTTATCAGCTTTCCGGTGGTGAACAACAGAGAGTTGCTTTAGCTCGTCTTATGATGAAAAAATGTTCTGTTGTTTTGGCAGATGAACCTACTGGCTCACTTGACAAGAAAAATAGAGATATTGTTATGAGGTTATTGCACGAACTCAATGAAGAAGGTAAAACGGTTATCATTGTTACCCACGATCAGGGTATTATTGAAGATGAACCTTATGTTGTGAAAATCTGA
- a CDS encoding DUF1430 domain-containing protein gives MKHIRNILLLITIIFAFVMQAEVYQNMLWNFNGAYYLSSRYTTTNDDMDSFLANAEDTAEKHGVHIFSTFNQRVSNYQTRLYIYGDDTVVRDSLKSTMDIEEKTYTALIGGITVIEFEDFREAKNTGNGQEIMVSYIGDDDDIIATYQDLAKEYSISQPEFWQSTETDMMFIVWGLVAILMIVLNMIEVIRRQKEVVVRASLGENAAVIALKAVVADMISYAALFVLAKLLVSQFISGAYEDHLILAVYCAGAVLSVIPYAAFVRFDVKKAFANASDKKGMFYLLNGLKVFATAMTIFTITTNLSSIQGNLLTNTTLLENHYNDYYFGVMQIEPPFEENEEESKESEFWNDLYENEYNTINPVVCIGSRISDTDNYIFVNHNARDMLQGFSDMLTEDDEKEDIVVFVPKGKNAESYKDIAKEEIDSLTQNAEELRVVYKEYSGREQFYYLNSNREEAIDGLSRATNPIVIYQANEAVALNGSYIETGTYNGEVIYGCDESTIRNAAKKYAEQLGPHYFMLTNVGEDYTYSHSFLVKLIGFISSLCVLVLLLDIAIIISEVKMEFRLNAMEISLKKVLGYRFYERHKRFISVNLLENIAVVILICIVSLFISNASVGIALLVGALLTIIEMAIIFTNVMWVEKTNISKSLKGGCL, from the coding sequence ATGAAACATATAAGAAATATATTGCTGTTGATTACGATTATTTTTGCTTTTGTTATGCAAGCTGAAGTATATCAAAATATGCTCTGGAACTTTAATGGTGCTTATTATTTATCGTCCAGATACACAACTACTAATGACGATATGGATTCATTTTTAGCCAATGCAGAAGATACAGCTGAGAAGCATGGTGTTCATATTTTTTCGACTTTTAATCAGAGAGTTTCTAATTATCAGACAAGACTTTATATTTATGGTGATGATACCGTTGTTCGGGATAGTCTTAAAAGCACAATGGATATTGAGGAAAAAACATATACGGCTTTGATAGGCGGAATCACCGTAATAGAATTTGAAGATTTTAGAGAAGCAAAAAACACAGGCAATGGACAGGAAATAATGGTCAGCTATATCGGTGACGATGATGACATTATTGCCACATATCAAGATTTGGCAAAAGAATATTCTATATCGCAGCCAGAGTTTTGGCAATCAACCGAAACTGATATGATGTTCATTGTTTGGGGCCTGGTTGCCATATTGATGATTGTACTTAATATGATTGAGGTGATACGCAGACAAAAGGAAGTAGTTGTACGAGCTTCTCTGGGCGAAAATGCTGCTGTGATTGCTCTAAAAGCTGTAGTGGCTGATATGATTTCATATGCTGCATTATTCGTCTTAGCAAAGTTGCTTGTTTCTCAATTTATATCGGGAGCGTATGAAGATCATCTCATTTTGGCAGTGTATTGTGCCGGAGCAGTTCTTTCCGTAATTCCTTATGCTGCTTTTGTCCGCTTTGATGTAAAAAAAGCCTTTGCCAATGCTTCAGATAAAAAAGGTATGTTTTATCTTCTGAACGGTCTTAAAGTATTTGCTACTGCTATGACGATTTTTACAATAACTACAAATCTCAGTAGCATTCAAGGTAATTTACTTACAAACACTACTCTTTTAGAAAATCATTATAATGATTACTATTTTGGAGTTATGCAGATTGAACCTCCTTTTGAAGAAAATGAGGAGGAATCCAAAGAGAGCGAATTTTGGAATGACCTTTACGAAAATGAATACAACACTATAAATCCGGTGGTCTGCATAGGCAGCCGGATAAGCGATACGGATAATTATATTTTTGTAAATCATAATGCCAGAGATATGCTGCAAGGGTTTTCTGATATGCTTACTGAAGATGATGAAAAAGAGGATATCGTGGTCTTCGTGCCAAAGGGAAAAAATGCGGAATCATACAAAGATATCGCAAAAGAGGAAATTGACTCTCTTACCCAAAATGCAGAAGAACTGCGTGTTGTTTATAAAGAATATTCTGGCAGAGAGCAATTTTATTATCTCAATTCGAACAGAGAAGAGGCTATTGACGGATTGTCAAGAGCAACAAATCCGATTGTTATTTATCAGGCAAATGAGGCTGTTGCTTTGAATGGAAGTTATATCGAAACAGGAACATATAATGGTGAGGTGATCTACGGATGCGATGAAAGCACAATTCGTAATGCTGCGAAAAAATATGCAGAACAGCTTGGTCCACACTATTTTATGCTGACGAATGTCGGGGAGGATTATACTTATAGTCATAGTTTCCTCGTGAAACTGATTGGCTTTATAAGCTCTCTTTGCGTATTAGTATTGCTGTTAGATATCGCTATCATCATATCTGAAGTGAAAATGGAATTTAGACTTAATGCGATGGAAATCTCCCTCAAAAAGGTTTTGGGCTATCGCTTTTATGAAAGGCACAAAAGATTTATTTCCGTTAATCTCTTAGAAAATATAGCCGTTGTGATATTGATTTGCATTGTTTCGCTTTTTATATCTAACGCAAGTGTCGGGATTGCTTTACTGGTTGGAGCATTGCTCACCATTATTGAAATGGCAATCATTTTCACAAATGTTATGTGGGTTGAAAAAACAAATATCTCAAAGTCCTTGAAAGGTGGATGTTTATGA
- a CDS encoding TnpV protein, whose product MNITYTQNGDYLIPNIIIRKTKPLGHYGRLRKAYLEMHHPILFNELVLSDKLFEHCAEIDETARNRMELIVRSLAEQNGVTEQLKAENQMEWVRQMNACKAQAEEIVKVELIYD is encoded by the coding sequence ATGAATATCACTTACACACAGAACGGCGATTATCTTATCCCAAACATCATTATCCGCAAGACCAAGCCCCTCGGACACTACGGCAGACTTCGCAAGGCGTATCTGGAAATGCACCATCCGATACTGTTCAATGAGCTGGTGCTATCCGACAAGCTCTTTGAGCATTGCGCCGAGATTGACGAAACAGCACGAAACCGCATGGAGCTGATCGTGCGGTCACTGGCAGAGCAAAACGGCGTGACCGAGCAACTGAAAGCCGAAAACCAAATGGAATGGGTGCGGCAGATGAACGCTTGCAAGGCACAGGCAGAGGAGATTGTGAAAGTGGAATTGATTTATGATTGA
- a CDS encoding DUF4368 domain-containing protein codes for MTDTWKKALFLNLPYLLFVYLFDKLCQAVRFAPGLDASEKFLHLSQSFTEAFSSGLPSLHPLDLLAGIVGAVIVRLAVYAKGKNVRKYRKGIEYGSARWGTAADIAPYVDPVPDWNIPLTQTEKLTMSSRPKNPKYARNKNILVIGGSGSGKTRFFVKPSLMQMHSSYVVTDPKGQLLSEVGTMLRRGAPKLDENGKPMRDARGKVIYEPYHIKVLNTINFKKSMKYNPFAYIRSEKDVLKLVNVIIANTKGDGEKSSEDFWVKAERLLYCALIGYIWYEAEPEEKNFLTLLELINASEAREDDEEFQSPVDLLFAKLEKEHPDHFAVKQYRKFKLAAGVVCSKRLLNQAVGKSLRTHNPKSKKGAQVMRKNEKITALYERLSRDDFGKDDDQQRESNSISNQKAMLEEFAARQGFTNIVHFTDDGISGTCFDRPGFLAMMKEVEAGNVEYLCIKDMSRMGRDYLKVGQIMEILRQRGVRLIAINDGVDSARGDDDFTPFRNIMNEYYARDTSRKIRSTFQSKGKSGKHLTGTVIYGYLWNEARDQWLVDPEAAEVVKRIFAMTIDGYGPYQIASKLKEEKVLIPSAYLARHGEGVNKNKTFKDVYGWGSSTICNILEKREYLGHTINFKTRKHFKDKKSHYVPEDEWTIFENTHEAIIDQQTFDLVQKIRGNVRRYPDGWGEAAPLTGLLYCADCGGKMYVHRTNNGKRISQYTCSQYSKVPVGKLCTTQHRINEDVVLSLVSEMLKAIAEYAKHDRAEFVRVVQEAQSSQQTAEVKKQRIRLATAKQRVSELEVLLCKIYEDNILGKLSDSRYATLDAQYEKEQTELTAEISVLEKAIKSYEKHEKDADRFIALIDKYENFDKLTIAMLNEFIEKILVHERDRKGSIQTTQEVEIYFNFVGRFVPPAFGEVELTPEELEEIRKREERKDRLHQNYLKRKASGAQKRYEDKIKKRKKAEIEAKKAAIRAEDIAKGVFVPVSSLPQREPMKGVQTA; via the coding sequence ATGACCGACACCTGGAAAAAGGCTCTCTTCCTCAATCTCCCGTATCTGCTGTTTGTCTATCTCTTTGATAAGCTCTGCCAGGCGGTGCGCTTTGCACCCGGCCTTGACGCCTCTGAAAAGTTCCTGCATTTGAGCCAGAGCTTTACGGAGGCGTTTTCTTCTGGGCTGCCCAGCCTGCATCCGCTGGACCTGCTGGCGGGTATCGTCGGGGCGGTCATCGTTCGGCTGGCGGTATACGCCAAAGGGAAAAACGTCCGCAAATACCGCAAGGGCATTGAGTACGGCAGCGCCCGATGGGGCACGGCGGCGGATATTGCCCCCTATGTCGATCCGGTCCCCGACTGGAACATCCCTCTGACCCAGACGGAAAAGCTCACCATGTCCAGCCGCCCGAAAAATCCCAAGTACGCCCGGAACAAAAACATCCTGGTCATCGGAGGCAGCGGCAGCGGTAAGACCCGTTTCTTCGTCAAGCCCTCCCTGATGCAGATGCACAGCAGCTATGTGGTCACCGATCCCAAAGGACAGCTTTTGTCCGAGGTGGGAACCATGCTGCGCCGGGGCGCCCCCAAGCTGGACGAGAACGGAAAGCCCATGCGGGACGCCCGCGGGAAGGTCATCTATGAGCCGTACCACATCAAGGTCCTCAACACCATCAACTTCAAAAAGAGCATGAAATACAACCCCTTCGCCTACATTCGGTCAGAGAAAGACGTCCTCAAATTGGTCAATGTCATCATCGCCAACACCAAAGGCGACGGGGAAAAATCCTCCGAAGATTTTTGGGTGAAGGCCGAGCGCCTTTTGTACTGTGCCCTGATTGGGTACATCTGGTACGAGGCGGAGCCGGAGGAAAAGAACTTCCTCACGCTGCTGGAGCTCATCAACGCATCCGAGGCCAGAGAGGATGACGAGGAATTTCAGAGCCCGGTTGACCTGCTCTTTGCCAAGTTGGAGAAAGAGCACCCGGACCACTTCGCCGTGAAGCAGTACCGCAAATTCAAATTGGCCGCCGGTGTTGTATGCTCTAAAAGACTTCTTAATCAAGCAGTTGGGAAGTCTCTTAGAACACACAACCCAAAATCGAAGAAAGGAGCGCAAGTTATGAGAAAAAATGAGAAAATCACAGCTCTGTACGAACGACTGAGCCGTGATGACTTTGGCAAAGATGATGACCAACAGCGTGAGAGCAATTCCATTTCCAATCAAAAGGCTATGTTGGAGGAGTTCGCCGCACGGCAGGGCTTTACAAACATTGTCCATTTCACGGACGATGGTATTAGTGGTACTTGCTTTGACCGTCCCGGATTTTTAGCAATGATGAAAGAAGTGGAAGCCGGGAATGTGGAGTACCTGTGTATCAAGGACATGAGCCGCATGGGTCGTGACTATCTGAAAGTCGGTCAGATTATGGAAATCCTGCGTCAGCGTGGCGTTCGCCTTATCGCCATCAATGACGGCGTGGACAGTGCCAGAGGGGACGATGATTTTACCCCTTTCCGCAACATTATGAACGAATACTACGCCAGAGACACCAGCCGTAAAATCCGTTCCACTTTCCAGTCCAAAGGCAAGTCCGGCAAGCACCTCACAGGCACGGTCATTTACGGCTATCTTTGGAACGAAGCCAGAGACCAATGGTTGGTTGACCCCGAAGCCGCCGAGGTGGTCAAGCGCATCTTTGCCATGACGATTGACGGCTACGGTCCGTATCAGATCGCCAGCAAGCTGAAAGAAGAAAAAGTCCTCATTCCGTCCGCTTACCTTGCCCGGCACGGCGAGGGCGTGAACAAAAATAAGACCTTCAAAGATGTGTACGGCTGGGGTTCTTCCACCATCTGCAACATTCTTGAAAAGCGTGAATATCTGGGACACACCATCAACTTCAAGACCCGAAAGCACTTCAAGGACAAGAAAAGCCATTATGTCCCGGAGGACGAATGGACAATTTTCGAGAATACCCATGAAGCTATCATTGACCAGCAGACCTTTGACCTTGTGCAGAAAATCCGTGGGAATGTCAGACGCTACCCGGACGGCTGGGGCGAAGCAGCTCCCCTCACAGGCTTGCTTTATTGTGCCGATTGCGGCGGCAAGATGTATGTCCACCGTACCAACAACGGCAAGCGTATTTCTCAATATACCTGTTCCCAATACAGCAAAGTCCCAGTTGGAAAGCTCTGCACGACACAGCACCGTATCAATGAAGATGTGGTACTGTCCCTTGTTTCCGAAATGCTCAAAGCTATTGCCGAGTATGCGAAGCATGACAGAGCCGAGTTTGTCCGAGTGGTGCAGGAAGCGCAGTCCAGCCAGCAGACGGCAGAGGTCAAGAAACAGCGGATACGCCTTGCCACCGCAAAGCAGAGAGTTTCCGAGCTGGAAGTCCTGCTCTGCAAAATCTATGAGGACAACATTTTAGGAAAGCTGTCTGACAGCAGATATGCCACTCTGGACGCTCAATATGAAAAGGAGCAGACCGAGCTTACCGCTGAAATCTCTGTTCTGGAAAAGGCTATCAAGAGCTACGAGAAGCACGAAAAGGACGCTGACCGTTTTATCGCTCTGATTGACAAGTATGAGAACTTCGACAAGCTGACGATTGCCATGCTCAATGAGTTTATTGAGAAAATCCTTGTGCATGAGCGTGACCGCAAGGGCAGTATTCAGACCACACAGGAGGTCGAGATTTACTTCAATTTCGTGGGTCGTTTCGTTCCCCCTGCGTTTGGCGAAGTGGAGCTTACCCCGGAGGAATTAGAGGAAATCCGCAAGCGTGAGGAACGCAAGGACAGGCTCCACCAGAACTACTTGAAGCGGAAAGCCAGCGGAGCACAGAAGCGATACGAGGACAAAATCAAAAAGCGGAAAAAGGCAGAAATCGAAGCCAAGAAAGCCGCCATTCGTGCGGAGGACATTGCAAAGGGCGTGTTCGTCCCTGTCAGCAGTTTACCGCAGAGAGAGCCGATGAAAGGAGTACAAACAGCATGA
- a CDS encoding DUF3847 domain-containing protein: MAKTKTLDQLRAEKEQAEAQLLQEQHKLQRLEQRKKHYEKGERKKRTHRLCNLGGMVESVAPEVKDLTRTEMTELMEHIFSLSEVQRAVRHMAITHINKANGGKELKADGTISSECHAD, translated from the coding sequence ATGGCAAAAACGAAAACCCTCGACCAGCTTAGAGCCGAAAAAGAACAAGCTGAAGCTCAGCTTCTTCAGGAACAGCACAAGCTCCAAAGGCTGGAACAGAGGAAGAAACACTATGAGAAAGGCGAACGCAAGAAACGCACCCACCGCCTTTGCAATCTGGGCGGCATGGTGGAAAGCGTTGCCCCGGAGGTTAAGGACTTGACACGCACCGAAATGACAGAGCTGATGGAACACATCTTTTCTCTGTCCGAAGTCCAGCGAGCCGTCCGTCACATGGCGATTACCCACATCAACAAAGCGAACGGAGGAAAGGAGTTGAAAGCCGATGGCACTATTTCATCTGAGTGTCACGCAGACTAA